In the Colletotrichum higginsianum IMI 349063 chromosome 7 map unlocalized unitig_7, whole genome shotgun sequence genome, one interval contains:
- a CDS encoding Aminotransferase class I and II — translation MNSFVLPLFRSRITTSSSTARRAFHSSTMSLSSKIKPAARVAGRRQDVWSIINEAAAASPKQPIVNMGQGFFGYNPPDFILNAAKQALDRVECNQYSPTKGRPRLRKAIADAYSPHWGRKLDPETEVTITTGANEGMLSAFMAFIEPGDEVIVFEPFFDQYISNIEMPGGKITYVPLHPPTDGATTTSSAANWTIDFEELERAITPKTKMIVLNTPHNPVGKVFSKDELQKIGDLCVKNEIIILSDEVYDRLYYVPFTRIATLSPEIERLTITVGSAGKNFYATGWRVGWLMGPAELIQHVSAAHTRICYSSVSPLQEACAVGFEQAEKEGFWDETIKDMKGKMDRFNEVWGELGMPYSEPEGGYFVLVNMAKVKLPEDYPFPPHVASRPRDFKLAWFLIQEVGVAAIPPTEFYTDPNAHIAEDYIRFAVCKEDEVLETAKERLRGLKKYIQE, via the exons ATGAACTCTTTcgtcctccctctcttccggTCGCGCATCAcgaccagcagcagcaccgccAGAAGAGCCTTCCACTCCTCCACCATGTCCCTCAGCAGCAAGATCAAGCCCGCGGCCCGAGTTGCCGGCCGGCGACAGGATGTCTG GTCCATCATCAACGAGGCTGCGGCCGCCTCGCCTAAGCAGCCCATCGTGAACATGGGCCAGGGTTTCTTTGGCTACAACCCACCCGACTTCAttctcaacgccgccaagcAGGCGCTGGACCGTGTCGAGTGCAACCAGTACAGTCCTACCAAGGGTCGCCCGAGGTTGAGGAAGGCCATTGCAGACGCCTACTCGCCGCACTGGGGCCGCAAGCTGGACCCGGAGACTGAGGTCACCATTACCACTGGCGCAAACGAGG GCATGCTCAGCGCCTTCATGGCTTTCATCGagcccggcgacgaggtcattGTTTTTGAGCCCTTTTTCGACCA GTACATCAGCAACATCGAGATGCCCGGCGGCAAGATCACCTACGTTCCTCTGCATCCTCCCACGGACGGTGCCACGACGACGTCATCCGCCGCCAACTGGACCATCGACTTTGAGGAGCTCGAGCGTGCCATCACGCCCAAGACCAAGATGATCGTCCTCAACACACCGC ACAACCCCGTCGGCAAGGTCTTCTCCAAGGACGAGCTCCAGAAGATCGGCGACCTTTGCGTCAAGAACGAGATCATCATTCTTTCCGACGAGGTCTACGACCGCCTGTACTACGTCCCCTTCACGAGGATCGCCACCCTGTCCCCCGAGATTGAGCGCCTGACCATCACCGTCGGGTCCGCGGGCAAGAACTTTTACGCCACGGGGTGGCGTGTCGGCTGGCTCATGGGCCCCGCCGAGCTCATCCAGCACGTCTCGGCCGCCCACACCCGCATCTGCTACTCTTCCGTGTCGCCTCTGCAAGAGGCATGCGCTGTCG GGTTCGAGCAagccgagaaggagggcttCTGGGACGAGACGATCAAGGACATGAAGGGCAAGATGGACCGGTTCAACGAGGTCTGGGGGGAGCTCGGCATGCCCTACTCGGAGCCCGAGGGCGGCtacttcgtcctcgtcaacatGGCCAAGGTCAAGTTGCCCGAAGACTACCCCTTCCCGCCCCACGTCGCCAGCCGCCCGCGCGACTTCAAGCTCGCTTGGTTCCTCATCCAagaggtcggcgtcgccgccattcCGCCCACCGAGTTCTACACCGACCCCAACGCCCACATCGCTGAGGACTACATTCGCTTCGCCGTCTgcaaggaggacgaggtACTCGAGACCGCCAAGGAGCGCCTCCGCGGGCTGAAGAAGTACATCCAGGAATAA
- a CDS encoding Glycerol-3-phosphate dehydrogenase, with protein MASRFSSLRRPVAIAAVAATGGVVAYSTFLSGRGAHSFDKPLVELKRDSQGKIVPPSFPATKDRASQLADLRAHNSDDHEYDLLVIGGGATGTGIALDAVTRGLKVALVERDDFSAGTSSKSTKLVHGGVRYLEKAVWNLDYSQLELVMEALHERKTFLNVAPHLSSSLPILLPIQKWWQTPYFWAGTKAYDLLAGSQGLESSYYVSTNKALEAFPMLRRDNMVGALVYYDGQHNDSRMNVSLALTAAFYGATVLNHVEVTSLEKNPNGKITGAKVRDVMTPGSDSFTVRAKGVINATGPFADAVERMDNPDRKPIVAPASGAHIMLPGDICPNGIGLLDAATSDGRVIFVLPWQGYTLAGTTDNAAPVEREPIAREDDIKFILKEVNKLITPESALSRSDVLAAWSGIRPLVKDPNAKNTESLVRSHLVTVSDSGLLTCAGGKWTTYRQMAEDAVDEAIKTFKLEPKPVTLPDISGAGLPAFTTTGKCITTNVPLVGAHGFSKHLPAHLSSQFSLDADVANHLAHNYGDRAWSVAAFSSERILPNFPFVVGEIRHGVRAEAALTATDLISRRTRLAFLDAESALRALPRVIDVMAEELGWNEARKDKEWTETVHFLQSMGLSADKLNVTRKEVLSSGGAKSGYAPKSQIAATASGFKTAGLVGDIQAPGALATTRNVTEA; from the exons ATGGCGTCCCGCTTCTCGAGCCTGAGAAGGCccgtcgccatcgcggccgtcgccgccactGGTGGTGTCGTCGCCTACTCGACCTTTCTCAGCGGTCGCGGAGCTCACAGCTTCGACAAGCCGCTCGTTGAGCTGAAGCGCGACAGCCAGGGCAAGATCGTGCCGCCCTCGTTCCCCGCCACAAAGGATCGCGCCTCTCAGCTGGCCGACCTTCGCGCCCACAACTCAGATGACCACGAGTACGACCTGCTCGTTATTGGTGGCGGTGCTACCGGCACTGGTATTGCTCTCGATGCTGTTACCCGCGGCCTCAAGGTCGCTCTCGTCGAGCGCGATGACTTCTCCGCCGGAACCTCGTCCAAGAGCACCAAGCTCGTCCACGGCGGCGTCCGCTACCTCGAAAAGGCTGTCTGGAACCTCGACTACTcccagctcgagctcgtcatGGAGGCTCTGCACGAGCGCAAGACCTTCCTCAACGTCGCCCCGCACCTGTCCTCGTCTCTGCCTATCCTCCTGCCCATCCAGAAGTGGTGGCAGACCCCCTACTTCTGGGCCGGCACCAAGGCCTACGATCTCCTCGCCGGTTCCCAGGGCCTTGAGAGCTCCTACTACGTTTCCACCAACAAGGCCCTTGAGGCTTTCCCCATGCTCCGCCGCGACAACATGGTTGGTGCTCTCGTCTACTACGACGGCCAGCACAACGACTCCCGCATGAACGTCTCCCTCGCCCTGACTGCTGCCTTCTACGGCGCAACCGTGCTTAACCACGTCGAGGTCACCTCTCTGGAAAAGAACCCCAACGGCAAGATCACTGGCGCCAAGGTCCGCGATGTCATGACCCCCGGCAGCGACTCTTTCACCGTCCGCGCAAAGGGTGTCATCAACGCTACCGGCCCCTTcgctgacgccgtcgagcgtATGGACAACCCCGACCGCAAGCCTATTGTTGCCCCCGCCTCCGGCGCCCACATCATGCTGCCTGGCGATATCTGCCCCAACGGAATCGGTCTTCTCGATGCTGCCACCTCAGACGGTCGCGTCATTTTCGTGCTGCCTTGGCAAGGATACACGCTCGCGGGAACCACGGACAATGCTGCCCCCGTCGAGCGCGAGCCCATCGCCCGCGAGGATGACATCAAGTTCATCCTCAAGGAAGTCAACAAGCTCATCACCCCCGAATCTGCCCTGTCCCGCTCTGATGTTCTCGCCGCCTGGTCTG GAATCCGCCCCTTAGTCAAGGACCCCAACGCCAAGAACACCGAGTCCCTCGTCCGCTCCCACCTCGTCACCGTCTCCGACTCCGGCCTTCTTACATGCGCTGGCGGCAAGTGGACCACCTACCGCCAGATGGCCGAGGATGctgtcgacgaggccatcaagacCTTCAAGCTCGAGCCCAAGCCCGTTACCCTTCCGGATATCTCCGGTGCTGGCCTCCCCGCCTTCACCACCACTGGCAAGTGCATCACCACCAACGTgcccctcgtcggcgcccacGGCTTCTCCAAGCACCTGCCCGCCCACCTTAGCTCGCAGTTCTccctcgatgccgacgttgCCAACCACCTGGCTCACAACTACGGTGACCGCGCCTGGTCGGTTGCTGCTTTCTCTTCCGAGCGCATCCTGCCCAACTTccccttcgtcgtcggcgagatcCGTCACGGTGTCCGCGCCGAGGCTGCCTTGACCGCCACCGACCTGATCTCCCGCCGCACCCGTCTCGCCTTCTTGGATGCCGAGTCTGCCCTCCGCGCCCTGCCCCGCGTCATTGACGTcatggccgaggagctcggctGGAACGAGGCTCGCAAGGACAAGGAGTGGACCGAGACGGTCCACTTTCTCCAGTCTATGGGTCTGTCGGCAGACAAGCTCAACGTCACGCGCAAGGAGGTTctcagcagcggcggcgccaagTCTGGGTACGCCCCCAAGTCCCAGATCGCCGCCACCGCTAGCGGCTTCAAGACGGCCGGCCTGGTGGGCGACATTCAGGCCCCCGGTGCTCTGGCAACAACAAGAAACGTCACCGAGGCATGA